GATAGTTAAGGATGGTTCAGGCACTGGTTGATACAAGTGATCGCCGTTAATCTTCCAGTTCGATCGCATATTGTTCGATCCAATCGGTCAATCTGGCCAAACCCTCCTTATATGTTTCGAGACCACCGGCAAGACCAAGAAAGAAAGTGACCGTTTCTGCTTCGCTGGCGTTCAAGCGATAGCCGTTCTTTCGCAAAAAAGTTGAAACGGTGGCCAGAGCTATACGTTTATTACCATCGCAAAAGCAATGATTTTTGACAAAACCGTAGTCATAAGCCGCCGCTAACTTAAAAATCGATGATTCGGGTTCGTACTGAAAAAAGAATTTTGGCTTATTGACAGTGGACTCTAACAGGGTTGGGTTTAAAACTCCTTGAGTCCCCCGGTTCGAGCGATTAAAATTTCCTGAATCACCCTAATCGCATCGCTCGATAACCATTTCGGTTCCTCGATCATTATTTGGCGAGTTCCTTGAAGGCGTTGCGGTACTGAGAATAAGTATCTTCAAAAGCTTTCATGGTTTCTTCAAAATCGGGATCAAAGCCAGAAATTCTGTATCCATCTGGCGATTCCGTGATATAAATCTGATCTCCTTCCTCTACGTTTAGTCGG
This portion of the Microcystis aeruginosa NIES-2549 genome encodes:
- a CDS encoding type II toxin-antitoxin system death-on-curing family toxin; the encoded protein is MLESTVNKPKFFFQYEPESSIFKLAAAYDYGFVKNHCFCDGNKRIALATVSTFLRKNGYRLNASEAETVTFFLGLAGGLETYKEGLARLTDWIEQYAIELED
- a CDS encoding AbrB/MazE/SpoVT family DNA-binding domain-containing protein, with product MTSLTLRKIGNSIGVILPKEVLSRLNVEEGDQIYITESPDGYRISGFDPDFEETMKAFEDTYSQYRNAFKELAK